Proteins found in one Kwoniella bestiolae CBS 10118 chromosome 1, complete sequence genomic segment:
- a CDS encoding peptidyl-prolyl cis-trans isomerase-like 1 translates to MSSQKAEYVTFDTSVGSFTVELYTAHAPRTCNNFSKLAERGYYNGVIFHRIIPGFMIQGGDPTGTGRGGTSIYGDKFKDELHPELRFVGAGILAMANSGPNTNGSQFFITCAPTPFLDGKHTIFGRISSGMKTVQRLEAVRTDSEDRPVEDIKIHKARLGDAAPPPGSMDVARVAL, encoded by the exons atgtcatctcaaAAAGCAGAATACGTCACATTCGATACCTCGGTAGGATCATTTACAGTAGAATTATACACAGCACACGCACCAAGG ACATGCAACAATTTCTCGAAACTTGCTGAGAGGGGGTATTACAACGGTGTTATATTTCATCGAATTATACCT GGGTTCATGATCCAAGGCGGTGATCCTACCGGAACAGGCCGAGGCGGAACATCAATCTACGGAGACAAGTTTAAAGATGAGCTACACCCCGAGCTGAGATTTGTCGGAGCGGGGATATTGGCCATGGCGAATTCGGGGCCAAATACGAATG GATCTCAATTCTTTATAACATGT GCCCCAACCCCCTTCCTTGATGGTAAACACACGATCTTCGGCCGTATATCTTCAGGGATGAAGACAGTCCAGCGACTCGAAGCTGTACGTACGGACTCGGAAGACCGTCCAGTCGAGGATATAAAGATACATAAAGCGAGATTGGGGGATGCTGCCCCTCCACCTGGGAGCATGGACGTTGCTAGGGTTGCTTTGTAG
- a CDS encoding mitochondrial 54S ribosomal protein bL19m, translated as MSRPTASRLFTQATNAIRQTASPIASSSKRFASTSPAAGSSSYPFNPTALILPSTVPPSSVPPSLLNPRKGWSIITHLNATSPKSEYHNLFARRHPDRLRTGSVITVLQYTDATKKTVSPFSGVLMGIKKRGGVDTSFKLRNIVNKIGVEMSFKLNSPLIKEIKVVREAKGRSGQIKDLRRAKVNYLRERQGVMTSIASALKGSKK; from the exons ATGAGCCGACCTACAGCATCCCGCCTGTTCACCCAAGCTACCAATGCTATCCGACAAACCGCCAGTCCGATAGCATCCAGCTCAAAACGATTCGCTTCCACTTCTCCTGCCGCTGGCTCATCTT CATACCCCTTCAACCCCACcgccctcatcctcccatcaaccgtccccccctcctccgtccctccatccctcctGAACCCCCGAAAAGGCTGGTCTATCATCACCCACCTAAACGCCACATCCCCCAAATCAGAGTACCACAACCTCTTCGCACGTCGACATCCCGATCGTCTCAGAACGGGATCGGTCATCACCGTACTGCAATACACGGATGCCACCAAGAAGACCGTCTCGCCCTTTTCGGGTGTGCTGATGgggatcaagaagaggggtggGGTAGATACGAGTTTCAAGTTGAGGAATATAGTCAATAAGATTGGGGTGGAGATGTCTTTCAAGCTTAATTCACCGTTGATAAAGGAGATCAAAGTTGTACGAGAGGCTAAGGGACGATCGGGACAGATTAAGGATTTGAGGAGAGCCAAGGTTAATTATTTGAGGGAGAGACAGGGGGTCATGACTTCCATTGCTAGTGCGCTGAAGGGGTCGAAGAAGTAG